Genomic segment of Sphingomonas telluris:
CCGGCTTCCAACTTCCATCGAACGCCGCTGCTTGCGGCCCGTAGATGCGGAAATAGACGAACCAGCCTTTACCGGGGGTCGTCTTAATCCAGCGGCCTTCTTTGCCCGCTGGCGTCTCGGGGCCGAAGAACAATTCGGCGCTGCCACCTGATAGGTCCTTCAACTCAAACATGGAGCGCAGAGCGGCCTTGTTCTGGTCGGTGCGAATCTGGCTTCGGGTATCCGTTTCGTAGACCGTGACTGACCAGAACAGGTGGCCCGGAACAGGCAGCGGCACAGTGAGCCTGTAGTTTCTCCCGCCATCGAGATAAGCGCCGGTCGTGTCTCGCAGCCCGAGCCAGTAGAGCGAACCCGCCTGCGCATCACGGCGAAACATCGCCGGTGACGCCCCGATGGCTTGGTAAAACCATTTCTCCCGCGCTTCGAGGTCCGTGTAGAGAGCCGTGTTGAAGTCGCCATCCTCGTAGCGCAGGCTCGCCCATTCCCATTTGCGGCCCGGCCATGGGAAACGATCGGGCCGGCGGTCGGCGAAGGACTGCACGCGCATCTCATCGTTCGCGATGGCCGCTGCACGAGTGAGGATATCCTTCATCCGTGCGTCGGGTGCGAAGGGTTTGCCCTTCTCGATACCGAGCGCGGCGAGTTCGCCATACTCATTGTGATAGCCCTCGTAAGCGGGTTCATGGTCGACCGTCTTGTGAAGCACCTCCCAGAACTTGAAGTCGCGCTCATAGGCGAGTGGCGTGCCTTGCTGTTCGACACCGGTCAGGTCCTTCCACTGCGGCTCGCTCCATTCGGTCTTTGAATCGAGCGGATACACCTTGATCGTGGTCAGTCGCGTCTTGGCACCCTCCACATCCCCGCCAACCGGCAACGCTCGGGCGCCGACGATCTGCAGGTTGCTGCTCGCCTCGTGGACGTAGATCCCATTGCCCGAGGGCAACTCACCTTTGAATCCCGGCGGCACCAAAATGTGTTTGCCGCCCTTGCCCGCATCAGGGCCGGGCAATCCCATGTCTGCCACCCAGCGTTGGTTGACGTCGATCGAGCAGACGATCAGCGGACCCGGCTGTAGTTCGATCACCAGGGGTCCGATCCCAAGGTCGAGAAGAAGGGGTCCGTAGGGGGTGTCGTTGTTGGTGGTGTAAAGCACCTGCTCGGGACCGGAGTGCATCACCCCGAACACCTTGTTGGGGACCAATCCGCAATCGAGGTCGCCTTGCACGATCGCAGCACCGGAGACGGTCGGATAGAAGAAGCGGTAGGCGGTGATAGCGCGGTTCAGGTCCGTGTCGTCGTAGGCCCGCTGGGCGCTCTGCGCATCAGGATAACCAAGCTTAAAGTTGATCTCTCCGGCTACTGAACCAGTCTCCGGCTCACGAATGAGGTCTACCGTCATGTCGGACATTGCAGTCTCCAGATTCGAGACAAGTATCAGTCTCTTGCTAAAGCGGCCGCCATCTTCTGCTCCACGTCGATGTAGTGATCGCCAGCGACGTCGAAAACGACCTTCTCGATCGTCCCGCCGGAGAAGTTGAATGCCGATCCATATTCGCTGCTGACGGGGTCGCCGCTGTCGCGTCCGACCGCGAGGCCTTCGCCGGCAAGCGCGTAGTGGCCAGACTGAGTGCGGAAATCGCCTTCCGCGACGGCATTGTCGTCGACGTAGAGGGTCATTTTGCCCTGGGCCTCGGCATATTGACCGACTCCTGATTTGGCGAACTCCACTCCGACGATGTGCTTGCCGGACTTCGGCGCCGCGCAGCGCAATTGCTGTTCGGGAGGGATGCCGAGGAAGTTGTACGCGAAGACGAGTTCGCCGTCCTTCACGAACAGCGAATAGCCGCCAAATCGCGAACCCTGGGCGAAAATCACGCCCTCCGTGTCAGCCGTGAAGTCGACCTCTGCCAGCGCCTTGAAGGAGGCACCAAGCGTGCGGGCGGACGACGCCTCGGGGACTTCGGTCGTCCCCGGATAGTAGGTGTAGCGTCCGCTCTTGAGAGGCGCCGCGTGGAATTCCGCTGCATGGAATGCCACGATGCCAAGATCGATCAAAGGCAGGACATTGTTCTTCTTCGCCTCTTCGAACCAGAGGGCCTGCAATTCCCGTAGCTTCTCTGGATGCTGGGCCGCGAGGTCGTGGGCTTCGGCTCGGTCCTCTTCAGTATTGAAGAGCTGCCAGTTGTCCTTGTCGAAGTTGCCCTGGTCGGACGGAAGCGGACCGTGCTCGGTCGCGGCTTTCCAGCCTTTGTGCCAGATGCCCCGCGTACCCGTCATCTCATAATATTGCGTCTCCTTAGTCGTGGCCCCGTCGGCATCGTCGAAGCTGTACTTCATCGATACCCCGGCGAGAGGAGCCTGTTTCACGCAATCAATCTCCTGGGGCATCGGTACGCCACAGCATTCCAGGATGGTCGGGACGATGTCGGTGCAGTGGTGGTACTGGTGGCGAAGTTCGCCCTTCGCTTTGATGCCGGCAGGCCAGTGGATCACCAGTGGGTCACAAGTGCCGCCGGCGAAAGAGGCATACCGCTTGAACATCTTGTACGGCGTCGAGAAAGCGACAGCCCAACCGGTCGGATAGTGATTGTAGGTGTCGGGCGAGCCGAGCTTGTCGATCATCGCCATGTTGCTTTCCATCTCATCTGGATAGCCGTTGAAGAAACGGTTCTCGTTGACCGACCCGTTGGGGGAACCTTCTCCCGAGGCGCCATTGTCAGCGCAGTAAAGAATCACGGTGTTGTCCAGCTGCCCGGACTCTTCGAGATAGTCGATCAGCCGGCCGATCTGGACGTCGGTGTATTCGGAGAATGCAGCATAGACCTCGGCCATCCGGCTGAAGAGGCGCTTCTCATCGGCGCTCAGCGTGTGCCAAGGGCGAACGCTATCCGCGTCCGGCAGCACCCCATCGGGCAGCGGGTTAATCGGCGTAAGGTCCGTGCTCGCCGGCAGGATACCGCGCTCGATCATCCGCTTGAGAACCCACTCGCGGTAGGCTTCATAGCCGTCGTCGAACTTGCCTCTGTACTTGTCGATATACTCTTGGGGTGCGTGGTGCGGCGCGTGGTTCGCACCGGGGCAGTACCACATGTACCACGGCTTCTCCGGATCGGACTGCTTGCTGTCGCGAATGAACGTGATCGCCTTGTCGGCTATGTCCTTCGAAAAGTGATAGCCCTCTTCTGGCAGGTACGGCTGGTCGACGAAGTGATTGTCCTCGATCAGCTCAGGATACCATTGGTTGGTCTCGCCCCCGATGAATCCATAAAAGCGGTCGTAGCCAAGCCCCAAGGGCCAAGCCTTCTTGCTCGCGCCAATGCTGAATGCGTCGACGGGAACATTGTGGTTCTTGCCGATCCAGAAGGTGCTGTAGCCGGCGTTGCGCAGAACGTGAGCAATAGTTCCGTTCTCAAGTGGGATATGGCCGTTGTAGCCCGGGAAGCCCGTCGCAGCTTCGGAGATCGACCCAAAGCCGTTGGCATGGTGATTGCGGCCAGTAAGGAAACAGGAACGCGTCGGAGAACAAACTGCCGTTGTGTGCCATTGAGTATAGGTCAGGCCATTCTTCGCCAGTCGATCAAGGGTCGGCATCTCTATCCGCCCACCGTAAGTGGACCACGCCGCCTGACCCGTATCGTCATAGAGAATGACCAACACGTTGGGCGCGCCTTCCGGCGCCTTCTCGGCAAGAAAAGCGTCCCAATCCGCCCGTGAATCGCGAATATCGAGCTCGATCTTACCTTTGAAGGGACGCGGCATGATGACCTCCTGGCAGCAGGACTAAGGTCAATAATTCCGGTCAATTTCCGGGCTATCAGGGCAAACCCGCAAAGTCCGGCTCTAATGGCAGCTTTGGGTCGAAAGCTGCCATTAGGAAAAAGGGAAGGCTGGCGGAGTAAGCGCCGAACCTTCCCTTCCGTGCTAGGCCCAATGCTCGGGGGGCGTCAGCAGCCTAGCGAACATGAAAACAGTCAAGATTAATCAAGTCGGGGTGCCAGCCCGTTAGGCGCTTGGTCCCTCCTGTCCGAGTTCCCATAGAGCCGCGCGAATTTCGGCCTTCACGGAATCGGTGCCGCCGACGTAGCGGAGCCATGCGAAGGCCCTGCGGTCCGACGAGGCCGCCGCTGCCAGCCAAACCGCCCGCTTCGCGAAGGATCCGGCGTTGGCGTAGAGCGTTTCCAGCGGAGCGATTGCCGGATGGTTGATAAGGTCGATTATTAGCTCCGCGTCCTCGCGGTTGATGCGGCTGGCAATCTCGCGATCACTGCCGTTGTCCGTCCACTGCGCGGGGCCGGTTGCAAGCTGCGTCGCCATTACGCCCTCCCTGTGGTGAGGAGGCGCCGGGCATCCAGGCGGATCTTGTCGAGCGTGGGTGCGTCCTCGCTGTGGAAGCCCTCAAGCAACGTTGCCAGCAACTCCAGCTTGTAGAGAAGCGCTTCGTTGTCGGGCGCCGGCGTGTCGATCACTGCGCGGAAAGCATCGGCGCGACGATCTACAAGGCTGTCGAACAGCGCTTCTTGACGATCGTACTCGGCGAACGCCGCGTCGTGGCGGGCTGAGTATGCTTCGAAGTCGTCAACAACGCGGTTCGCGTCCGCGTCCAACTTGGCAAGCTCTGCGTCGGTGAGGGTTCGCCCACGTCCGCGCTCTACACTAAGGCTCCAGAGGGCTGCTTCGAAATTCCGCTTCCGGCTCCAGCCATGCCCCATCTGGTAGCGGCGGAAGAAGACGTCTTCGCGCGGGCACCGAGCGTCCGCGATGTCGTGAAGCTTCTCCAGTGCCGCGCTTGCCCGCTCAACCTTAGCAGCCACCGCTTTGTAGTTGGCGACCGCCGTGCTCCATGCCCCTCGGTCATAGACGGAGAACGCATGCGACGCGCTCAGTGGAACCGAGACGGCAACCGGAGCAAGTGCTAGACCGGCAAGGGCCTTGCGACGGGTGAACGTGTTCTTATTTTCGGTCGTAGCCATGGAAGCCTTCCTTCCTTTGGTTAGGCCCCGGCGTGCACTAGTCCTGCCAGCCGGGGCCGTTGGTGATTGGGTTAGTCCTCAGCGCCTTCCAGTTCGGCGCAGAGGCGATCGAGCTCCGTCACGTCGGCGGGTGTTGCGGTGCCGTCCACTTCGCGCTCCACAAGCTCCCAAAGGCGCTCATTGAGGGCGTGAGGCATAACCGCCACCGGCTGAAGAATGGGGAAGGCGGCCATTACGCGGCCACCTTCGCAATGAAGCTGCTCTCCAGAGCGTGGGGCGTGAAGTCCTTCTCCAGATCGACGGCAGGGCGACCGAACGCGGCGCGGACGGTGTTCTCCGCCTTCAGCAGTTCGACGGCCCTTTCCGGCTGTCCGTCCTGCTCATATTTCCAGAGGCTAAACGCCAGCCCGAGGGGGCGGCCCCTTGTAGGTCTTGCCCATCAGACGCGTGGTCGCGATATGCTTAGTAGCCATGCCAAGCTTATCCTTGGTTTGGTCAGGCTCAGGGTCGGGTTGCAGCCCGCCCTGGGCCGTCACCTCATGTGAGGCAACAACGCATAATCTATGCGCTTAGATGCCTTGCGTCAAGGTCTAAAAGCAATTATTTATGCGGTTATGGAAGTGACGCCAGCACAATCACGGATGGGGCGAGCCGCACTAGGTTGGTCACAGCGGCAGCTCGCTGAGGCCGCTAAGACCCGGCAGGAGACTGTGAGCGGGTTTGAGGCCGGCAATGACTCGCGACGATCGACGGTCGCAAAGATGCGGGGAGCCTTGGAGGCTGCTGGCGTGGTCTTCCTCAGTTCCGGCGAAGCTTCGCTGGCGGGGGGCGAAGGGGTGAGGCTTAAGGGCTCAGCCTAATGCTGGCGGCTAGTGGCAGCTTTCGACCCATTCCTGCCGCAAGCGGTAGTGGGAGGCTTCGACCCATTGCGGACATACGGCAGCCGCTCCGCTTGAACGATTGAGTAAGCACGGCAGGCTATCAACGCCCAACGTCGAGCCTACCACTTCTTGCCATTCCGGCGCTTCTGCTCGTGAACTCCTGGACAATCCCGCGCTTCTGGCAGGACAAGCAGCGTGCTCAAGCTGGCGAACGACGCATTCCGGAAAGCGACCTACTCCGGCTCGCGCTGATAGGCGGTTCGCCGGGGGCGCTGCTGGCACGCAGGCTCTTCCGACATAAGACGCGCAAGGAGCCGTTCTCTACGCAGCTCTTCGTGATTATTGCATTGCAGGTTGGTGTCGCGATCGGCCTCGGGATAGCATTCGCTTAGCCGTTTCACGTCGGCTTTCGGCCCATTGCTGCCGCTTACGCACTAGCGATGGAGGGCGTTCAAGGTCGGAATGAGAGAGGTAAGTCGCACGGTTGGTCGAAAGGTACGGACGGCAACCGTGATCGCTTCACCCGTCGACCGAGCCTTATGCCTTCCAACATGGCTTTAGTTTGGACCTCCGTCTCGCTCACTCGCAGTTGCTTCGCGATCTCTCGGACTGGCATTCCGCTCCAGGCCAATCGCCGAAGTTTCTCAAAGGCGATGGTCGTCCATCGCATGCGACGATGAAGCTTCATTCTGCGCTCCTGCGATGAGGCGGGAGCACGGTTGTCTCTCAGCCGCCGGCGCCCCAAGAAAGTGGCCGGTGATGCGCTTGTGAACTGCTGGTCGCCGGTCCTGTTCCGACGGGCTGGTTGTTCCAACTCTCCAACCATTTCCGGCCGCTACGTTCCGACGGCAGCTTTCGACCCAAAGCAGACATTACATTCAACGCTTTCGACCGATGATCTTACTAGGCTGATTTAGCAATTTCGCTTAAACCATTGAGTCGAATCACAAAAAGTTACCTTTTAACGGGAGGCGTCTCGTGGGCCAGAGTATGCCGCCCAAAGCGGACGAAGACTCGATACGAGCGAGCGAACGTCAACGGATCTCGCGGGACCTGCACAATTCCACGTCGCAACTCCTAACAGCTCTACAGCTCCAAATTGGACACCTTCGAGGGCTAGAGCGAGAGGATGCCCAACCTCTCGTCGAGGAGATGGCTCAGACAATTGAAGAAATTCGGCTGAGCATCCGACAGATTGAAACGTCCCACGGGTTTGAGGGCTGCGACGAAGCTCGGCTCGTAATTGCGAGCCGTTTTTACAGGCTGAATACTACGCTCAGCGGCTAGGCGTGCCAGCCCGCTTTCTAGCCATTCCTGCCATCAGCGCAGGCAGCTTTCGACCCAAAGCTGCCACTAGCACGTGATGTTCTCGTACGTGATGCCAGGCGCGGAACCATCGTATAGCGCGAACAGGACTTACGGTGACAGCCAGCGGAGCTCTGCCTTTGGGAAGTTGGCGGACTCGGACCTCCTTTGAAATCACGGAACGGCCGCGAGTGACCATCCGTTAGTAAGCCGGCGGGGTTCAGGAGTAAAATTATGGACCACGTGATCTCAGCCGTGTTCGACAATCGTGAAAAAGCGCGACGCGCCGTTATGGAACTGCGAAGTGCAGGCATTCCTGAGGACGCAATTTCCCTCGTCGGTCGTCCCGATGACGTAGAAACGGACGCTGATAATGATGGAGCCGGCAAGGGTTCCGTCGCTGGCGCCGTCGCGGGCGGTGGTGTTGCGGGCGCGCTCTTAGGTATTGCGGCGCTTGCTATTCCAGGCGTGGGGCCCTTGGCGGCCGCGGGAGCTATCGCGGCATCGGCGGTCCCTACGGCGGCCGGAATTGGCGCTGCCGCTGGAGCAACTACCGGCGCAATTGCCAGGATGCTGAGCGACCACGACGTCGATCGCAACGACGCAGAATACTACGAGGAGCACATTAACCGAGGTGGCACCTTTGTATCGGTCGATACTCGCCGGGCTGAAGGTTCCGCCGAGCAGGCGTTGATAATCCTCGAACGGTGTGGAGGGCACAGCGCGTCTCGTCCCAGAACGATGACCGCCTAAAGGTGAGGTGCGCTCCTGCGTCGTATGCTCGACGCGGGAGCGCACCGCGCCCTCGATCCTTGAGAAAGCCGCGACAGTCGGTGAGCTAGCCGACCCCTAACCCGTCGCGGGCCTGATGGTACTCGCATGATGCGAATGCTTGGCGAGGCTGAACTGGCGAAGCGGGGCGCACTGAAGGTGGCAACAGATGGGCGGCCTGCGCG
This window contains:
- a CDS encoding arylsulfatase gives rise to the protein MPRPFKGKIELDIRDSRADWDAFLAEKAPEGAPNVLVILYDDTGQAAWSTYGGRIEMPTLDRLAKNGLTYTQWHTTAVCSPTRSCFLTGRNHHANGFGSISEAATGFPGYNGHIPLENGTIAHVLRNAGYSTFWIGKNHNVPVDAFSIGASKKAWPLGLGYDRFYGFIGGETNQWYPELIEDNHFVDQPYLPEEGYHFSKDIADKAITFIRDSKQSDPEKPWYMWYCPGANHAPHHAPQEYIDKYRGKFDDGYEAYREWVLKRMIERGILPASTDLTPINPLPDGVLPDADSVRPWHTLSADEKRLFSRMAEVYAAFSEYTDVQIGRLIDYLEESGQLDNTVILYCADNGASGEGSPNGSVNENRFFNGYPDEMESNMAMIDKLGSPDTYNHYPTGWAVAFSTPYKMFKRYASFAGGTCDPLVIHWPAGIKAKGELRHQYHHCTDIVPTILECCGVPMPQEIDCVKQAPLAGVSMKYSFDDADGATTKETQYYEMTGTRGIWHKGWKAATEHGPLPSDQGNFDKDNWQLFNTEEDRAEAHDLAAQHPEKLRELQALWFEEAKKNNVLPLIDLGIVAFHAAEFHAAPLKSGRYTYYPGTTEVPEASSARTLGASFKALAEVDFTADTEGVIFAQGSRFGGYSLFVKDGELVFAYNFLGIPPEQQLRCAAPKSGKHIVGVEFAKSGVGQYAEAQGKMTLYVDDNAVAEGDFRTQSGHYALAGEGLAVGRDSGDPVSSEYGSAFNFSGGTIEKVVFDVAGDHYIDVEQKMAAALARD
- a CDS encoding histidine kinase, whose protein sequence is MPPKADEDSIRASERQRISRDLHNSTSQLLTALQLQIGHLRGLEREDAQPLVEEMAQTIEEIRLSIRQIETSHGFEGCDEARLVIASRFYRLNTTLSG
- a CDS encoding DUF1254 domain-containing protein; this encodes MSDMTVDLIREPETGSVAGEINFKLGYPDAQSAQRAYDDTDLNRAITAYRFFYPTVSGAAIVQGDLDCGLVPNKVFGVMHSGPEQVLYTTNNDTPYGPLLLDLGIGPLVIELQPGPLIVCSIDVNQRWVADMGLPGPDAGKGGKHILVPPGFKGELPSGNGIYVHEASSNLQIVGARALPVGGDVEGAKTRLTTIKVYPLDSKTEWSEPQWKDLTGVEQQGTPLAYERDFKFWEVLHKTVDHEPAYEGYHNEYGELAALGIEKGKPFAPDARMKDILTRAAAIANDEMRVQSFADRRPDRFPWPGRKWEWASLRYEDGDFNTALYTDLEAREKWFYQAIGASPAMFRRDAQAGSLYWLGLRDTTGAYLDGGRNYRLTVPLPVPGHLFWSVTVYETDTRSQIRTDQNKAALRSMFELKDLSGGSAELFFGPETPAGKEGRWIKTTPGKGWFVYFRIYGPQAAAFDGSWKPGDFERVG
- a CDS encoding helix-turn-helix domain-containing protein, which codes for MGRAALGWSQRQLAEAAKTRQETVSGFEAGNDSRRSTVAKMRGALEAAGVVFLSSGEASLAGGEGVRLKGSA
- a CDS encoding DUF1294 domain-containing protein translates to MNSWTIPRFWQDKQRAQAGERRIPESDLLRLALIGGSPGALLARRLFRHKTRKEPFSTQLFVIIALQVGVAIGLGIAFA